Genomic window (Desulfurella sp.):
TTATCCTTGCTGTATGGTATTCCTGAGTTCCCGGAAAATCTTCAGGTGAATCGGAAAATCTGCCAACTATACCTGCCCCATAACCTCTAACACCTGCCATACCACCATGTTTCCAGTGAGGAACATGATCTCTGTAAGAGTTTTCCAATAGACCAATCAAATCCTCTGTTCTCGGGCTTTTCTGAGCAGCCCTTTCAAGCTCTTTGACAAAGCTTGGCCATTTGCCTTCTTTTAGATCATCCAAAAGAGGCGTTTTGTGTTTTGTGCCTGCCATCTTAAACCTCCTTTAATAAGTAACAAAACTTAAAATACATAACCATCCACAGAAGAATAATTTTGTTATATTCAAATTTAGATACTAATCTAATAAAAGTCAATAAAAAATTTGAAAAAAGAAATACAAGAAGAATTAAAAAAAGAACAAGAAATTTCAGCAATGAGTTTAGCAATACTTATCTTAGACCTTTACAAAAGATTAGATGAGTTAGAGTATGAAATTGAAAATATTAAAGATGAACAAAATAGAAATAAAGTAAATTCAAAAACAAACAATAAAGAAGTTATTGAATTATTAAAATATTTTAAGTGAAGGTGATTAAAATGACAAGAGATTATGAAATATTTACAATTTCACATGATAAAAAGATATATCTTTTTAAAAACAAAGATAACAAATACAAAGTTATTATTACATTTGAACATGAGAACAAGGATAAAGAATTTAACGATTATGAAAAAGCATTGGAATATGTAAAAAATTTTTTATAATTTCTTTTTTAAGTGAGAATATTTTTTAATTTTTTATTTTTGATATTTTAAATCGGTTTTAATGAAATTTTTAACCTTAATACTATCAATTATACCTTTTAACTAAAAACTGTTTATGTATCCTTTTTTATAAGATTGATGAATAAAAATAGTTTATGTTATTTTATTCATGAATTGAGATGTATCCATGCCTGTAATTTGTGTGTATATTGAAGTCGTAAATATTGATGCATGGGATAACCACTGCTGCAAGACATTCAATGGAACTCCATTCATCAAAGCTTTTACGGCGAATGTATGCCTGAATTTGTGTGCATGAATCCTAAAACCTAAATCTTTTTGCATCTTTTTGAAAAATGTGTTTACTGATTGTCTTGTCATTTGAAATAATCTATCAGTAGAATTTTTGTTAATGTTATTGTCAATGTAATATTGCATAATATCACTTTTCAATTCAGGATGTAATGGCAATACTCTTTTCGCTTTTTTGTCTTTTTTCTTCAAAGTGATTAAAGTTATTGTATTGACATCTAAATTGATGTCGATTGGTCTTATTGCTAATGCTTCATCAATCCTTGCCCCTGTTCTTAACAAAACTTTAACAAGAAGGTAATATTTTTTATAATATTTTCTCTCTCGATTGTT
Coding sequences:
- a CDS encoding site-specific integrase; its protein translation is MANIIPFDRKTKIYSVQPQINVEFFNDEELNKMFDWIYNHYQNSKNNRERKYYKKYYLLVKVLLRTGARIDEALAIRPIDINLDVNTITLITLKKKDKKAKRVLPLHPELKSDIMQYYIDNNINKNSTDRLFQMTRQSVNTFFKKMQKDLGFRIHAHKFRHTFAVKALMNGVPLNVLQQWLSHASIFTTSIYTQITGMDTSQFMNKIT